The following are encoded together in the Flavobacterium sp. TR2 genome:
- a CDS encoding head GIN domain-containing protein: MKKLIIGAAILFVQMSFGQVTKELGDFDTVKVFDKLSVKLVQSSENKIVIKGTREAELEAVNKNGILKLRMPFPKLLSGNDLEVTLYYKHIELIDVNEGAEVKSSEAIKATSFKVSAQEGGLINVDLDVDKLKVSSVSGGKITLTGKAANQDASLGAGGYLLASKLETSQTTVSVSAGGKADVNASTLVDAKVSAGGSIYIYGKPKQINQKTVFGGKIEEVK; the protein is encoded by the coding sequence ATGAAAAAGCTAATTATAGGAGCAGCAATTTTATTTGTACAAATGTCTTTTGGTCAGGTTACCAAAGAATTAGGTGATTTTGATACCGTAAAAGTGTTTGATAAATTAAGTGTAAAATTAGTTCAGTCATCTGAAAATAAAATTGTTATAAAAGGTACCAGAGAAGCAGAATTGGAAGCTGTGAATAAAAACGGTATTCTGAAACTAAGAATGCCTTTTCCAAAATTGCTGTCAGGAAATGATCTTGAAGTAACTTTGTATTACAAACATATTGAATTGATTGATGTTAATGAAGGAGCAGAAGTAAAAAGCAGCGAAGCCATCAAAGCAACTTCTTTTAAAGTGAGTGCTCAAGAAGGAGGTCTAATTAATGTTGATTTGGATGTTGATAAACTAAAAGTAAGTTCAGTTTCTGGAGGAAAAATTACATTGACAGGAAAAGCAGCAAATCAAGATGCAAGTTTAGGAGCTGGAGGATATTTACTAGCAAGCAAATTAGAAACGTCTCAGACTACTGTAAGCGTTTCTGCGGGCGGAAAAGCAGATGTTAATGCTTCAACCCTTGTCGATGCAAAAGTGAGCGCAGGAGGCTCTATTTATATTTATGGAAAACCAAAGCAAATAAACCAAAAAACAGTTTTTGGTGGTAAAATAGAAGAAGTAAAATAA
- the rnr gene encoding ribonuclease R — protein MSKKIRKPIKKEKDFSGKILKILSQNANKPFNYKQIGAKLELDDTKSRNQIIKDLKILAAQKKIIETEPGKYLVKAISQDYYEGTIDMTSRKTAYFICDEFEEDVFIPTNNLNRALDKDKVKVYVYNRRKGKRPEGEVIEVIERDKTEFVGVIDMQPNFAFVSTANPKMYTDIFIPKDKIGEAENGDVVLVKIEDWPKRADSPFGTVIRVLGKPGEHNTEIHAILAEYGLPADFPVEVEVFAQKLDTSIQESEIAKRRDMRDTLTFTIDPKDAKDFDDALSFKKLENGNFEIGIHIADVSYYLEEGTILDDEAYQRATSVYLVDRVVPMLPEVLSNFACSLRPNEEKYTFSAIFEVSPTAQVINQWFGRTVIYSDQRFAYEEAQYIIETKDNTIPVDVSITGESYVVSDEIREATLKLDELAKILRKKRMQQGAISFDKVEVKFNLNEEGEPEGVYFKISKDANHLIEEFMLLANRKVAEYIGKQKKTFVYRIHDEPNEDKLIAMQTVIAKFGYKIDFRSKGDIAKSINALMEEVSGKKEQNLIDTLAIRSMSKAKYSTDNIGHYGLAFDYYSHFTSPIRRYPDVMVHRLLQYYLDGGASVDEETYETKCLHCSNMENLATNAERDSIKYMQVKYMQDHQDEEFLGVISGVTEWGIYVEIVSNKCEGMVRIREIKEDYYTFDERQYALVGATSNRLLQLGDEIYVKVKNADLVKKQLDFHFLRRAQ, from the coding sequence ATGAGTAAGAAAATTAGAAAGCCGATAAAAAAAGAGAAAGATTTCTCTGGGAAAATCCTGAAGATTTTATCGCAAAATGCTAATAAGCCATTCAATTACAAACAGATAGGAGCAAAGCTAGAACTTGACGATACAAAAAGCAGAAATCAGATTATAAAAGATCTGAAGATTCTGGCAGCTCAAAAAAAAATTATAGAAACAGAACCTGGAAAATATTTAGTAAAAGCAATTAGCCAGGATTACTACGAGGGAACAATAGATATGACGAGCAGAAAGACGGCATATTTTATTTGTGACGAATTTGAAGAAGATGTTTTTATTCCGACCAATAATTTGAATCGTGCATTAGACAAAGACAAAGTAAAAGTTTACGTTTATAACAGAAGAAAAGGAAAAAGACCTGAAGGTGAAGTAATTGAAGTTATAGAAAGAGATAAAACAGAGTTTGTAGGTGTAATTGATATGCAGCCAAATTTTGCTTTTGTTTCTACTGCAAACCCTAAAATGTATACCGATATTTTTATTCCAAAGGATAAAATTGGTGAAGCTGAAAACGGTGATGTAGTTTTAGTGAAGATTGAAGATTGGCCAAAAAGAGCTGATAGTCCTTTCGGAACCGTAATTCGAGTGCTTGGAAAACCTGGAGAACATAACACTGAGATTCATGCTATTTTGGCTGAATATGGTTTGCCAGCCGATTTTCCGGTAGAAGTGGAGGTCTTTGCACAAAAACTGGATACTTCAATTCAGGAATCTGAGATTGCAAAACGTCGTGATATGCGTGATACGCTTACGTTTACCATCGATCCAAAAGATGCAAAAGATTTTGATGATGCCTTGTCTTTCAAAAAGTTAGAAAATGGAAACTTCGAAATTGGAATTCATATTGCCGATGTTTCGTATTACTTGGAAGAAGGAACAATCCTAGATGATGAAGCATATCAAAGAGCCACTTCGGTTTATTTGGTAGATAGAGTAGTGCCAATGCTTCCAGAAGTGTTGTCTAACTTTGCCTGTTCGCTTCGTCCGAATGAAGAGAAATATACTTTCTCTGCCATATTTGAAGTTTCTCCAACAGCTCAGGTTATCAACCAATGGTTTGGTAGAACAGTAATTTATTCAGACCAGCGTTTTGCTTACGAAGAAGCGCAATATATCATTGAAACAAAAGATAATACAATTCCAGTTGATGTTTCTATTACTGGAGAATCTTATGTTGTTTCTGATGAAATTAGAGAAGCTACTTTGAAACTTGATGAATTGGCGAAGATTTTAAGAAAGAAAAGAATGCAGCAAGGTGCCATTTCTTTTGATAAAGTTGAAGTGAAATTTAATCTTAATGAAGAAGGAGAACCTGAAGGTGTATATTTTAAAATTTCAAAAGATGCCAATCATTTGATTGAAGAATTTATGCTTTTGGCTAACAGAAAAGTTGCAGAATATATTGGAAAACAGAAGAAAACCTTTGTTTACCGTATTCACGACGAACCAAACGAAGACAAGTTAATTGCAATGCAAACCGTAATTGCTAAGTTTGGTTATAAAATTGATTTTAGATCAAAAGGCGATATAGCCAAATCGATAAACGCTTTGATGGAGGAGGTAAGCGGTAAGAAAGAACAAAATCTTATTGATACTCTTGCCATTAGAAGTATGAGTAAAGCCAAATATTCGACAGATAATATTGGGCATTACGGTTTAGCTTTTGATTATTACAGCCATTTTACATCGCCAATTCGTCGTTATCCTGACGTAATGGTACACCGTTTGTTGCAATATTATCTGGATGGAGGAGCTTCAGTAGACGAAGAAACTTACGAAACCAAATGTCTGCACTGTTCAAACATGGAGAACTTAGCAACAAATGCTGAGCGCGACAGCATCAAATATATGCAGGTTAAATATATGCAGGATCATCAGGACGAAGAATTCCTTGGCGTTATTTCTGGTGTTACCGAATGGGGAATTTATGTTGAAATCGTTTCTAACAAATGCGAAGGAATGGTAAGAATCAGAGAAATAAAAGAGGATTACTATACCTTTGACGAAAGACAGTACGCTTTGGTTGGAGCTACTTCAAACCGCTTACTGCAATTAGGAGACGAAATTTATGTGAAAGTAAAAAATGCCGACTTAGTGAAAAAACAACTTGATTTTCATTTTTTAAGACGAGCACAATAA
- a CDS encoding DUF2007 domain-containing protein, with amino-acid sequence MESFQTIAIFNYQHETVVLKHLLEQEGIPYFFENEMTLSVMPFYSNALGGIKLKVHPNDFEQVQEILDNLNNPLKIV; translated from the coding sequence ATGGAAAGCTTTCAAACCATCGCCATATTCAATTATCAACACGAAACAGTGGTTCTCAAACACTTACTGGAACAAGAAGGAATTCCTTATTTTTTCGAAAACGAAATGACGCTTTCCGTTATGCCTTTTTACTCCAATGCGCTGGGCGGAATCAAACTCAAAGTCCATCCAAACGACTTCGAGCAAGTTCAGGAAATCTTGGACAATCTCAACAATCCGCTTAAAATCGTCTGA